The following DNA comes from bacterium.
GCCTATGGCGACGAGCAGGAGCGGATCGGCGGCTACCGCCACATCCTCCGCTCGATCGCGAAGGGTCTCGAGGCCGAGGTCCGCCAGGATCCCGACTACCCCTACTTCCGGATCCTCGACTGGTGGCTCCGCGAGGGGGGAGACAACCCGGACCAGCGCTACGCGTTCACGCCGATCCGCGGCGGTGAGGCCTACCGCGTCTGGGGCGAGCTCGGCTCTGCCAGCCGCGTCGAGCTCCAGATCTATGCGGGCCGCCCCTGGGACGGCACGGGGAAGAGCGCAGGCTATCTGACCTTCGAAGAGATCGCGCTCGCCCCCGACGGTTCCTTCGAGATCTGGGTGACCCCCGAAGAGCGCGAGGGCAACTGGCTGCGCAACCCGCCGGAGGGCACGACGCTCTTCGCCCGCCACGTCTACGCGAACTGGAACGACCAGCCGACCGGCGACATCCACATCGACCGGGTCGGATTCGAAGGCAAGCGGCGGCCGCCCGAGACCGACGCGGAGCTCGCCGAGAAGATCCGCGCCGCCAGCGTGATGTTCGGCACGACCGCGCGCACCTGGCCGGCCTTCGTCCAGCGCCGCTACGTCCGCGGCGGGCCCAAGAACACCATTCGCCCGCCCTACGACACCTACGCCCTCGGCGGCGCGCGGGGCCGCTGGATGAGCGGCGGCTATTTCGAGCTGGGGGACGGCGAGGCGCTCCTGATCCGGATGCCCGCGTCGGCGGCCGACTACCAGGCGATCCAGCTCGCCGACATGTGGATGGCGTCCCTCGAGCATGGCAACCAGATCTCGAGTCTGACCACCGAACAGTCGGTCCTCTCCGACGACGGGGCGTACTGGTACGTGATCGCCAACGAGGATCCGGGCCACGCCAACTGGCTCGACGCGGGTGCACTCCGGCGCGGCACGATCATGATCCGGTGGGACGGCGTGCAGGGAACGCTCCCGGAAGCGCAGTACCCGTCCTCGGAGCGGGTCCAGCTCGAGCGCCTCGCCGAGCGGATTCCCGGGCTCACCCCCGTCAGCAAGGCGGAACGCGACGCCGCCCGGCGCGCCCGACGAGAACACCTGCAACGCCGGGCGCACCGCTGACGCGTTCCGGTCCCGCCTAGCAGCAGCCGCCGCCGCCCGTCGCGGCGTCGGCCGCGCCCGCTTCCGCGAAGACGTCCGGCGCCTCGCATCCCGGGAAGAGCCCAAGATGCGTCTCCCCGCTTCCGACGACGTCGAAATACGGAGCGAACCGCGTGTCGCGCAACATCGCCAGGGTGTTCCCGCAGACGGGAAAGACCCGCCCCGCCTCGATCGCGTGCTCCGCATCGAGCACGAAGACCCGTTCCATGCCCTCGATCCCGCCGCGGTAGACGACGGCCTGGCCGTAGTCCTCACACGCCGACTCGAGCCCGTCGAGGTTGAAGAGGCGGGTCGTGATCGACGCGAAGCGGATCGGATCGACCTTCGCGGCGAGCTCGGGATCCAGGATGCCCAAACGTCGGTGATCCACGACCCGGGCGTCGGCGAAGCCGGCCGCCGCCGTGAGCCGATGGAAATCCGTCCAGTAGAGGGCGCCAGACAGGCATTCGCCGTAGAGGACGGGGTCCGCGACGAGCGCCTCGGGAACCCGCCGGTCCGCGTAGACGTCCGAGAAGTAGAGCTCGCCACCCGGCTTCAGCAGCCGATGGGCCGATCGGAAGACCGCGGGCTTGTCGGCGCAGAGGTTGATCACGCAGTTCGAGATGATCAGGTCGAAGGACGCCGGCTCCAGGTCGAGCCGGTCGAGGTGTTCGAGCTCGCCTTCGATGAAGCGCGTATTCGGCGCGGCGTAGCCAAACTGCTCGGCATGCCAGCCCTCGTAGCGCCGCGCCACGTCGAGCTGGGCCTTCGTCATGTCCACCCCGACGACTTCGCCTCCGGGCCCCACGAGCTTCGCGAGAGCGAAGACGTCGCGCCCGGTGCCGCAGCCGAGGTCGAGCACCCGGAGCCCGGCGAGCTCCGTCGGAATCGCGAGCCCGCATCCGTAGTAGCGGCTCATGACCTCGTCGTGCACCGCCGAGAGCGCGGCCTTCACGTGTGGGCTCGGCGCCGCGGCCGTCGTGCAGGCGTCGGTCCGCAGATCGGCAGTCGACTGCAGCGTCTCTCCGTAATAGCTCTGGACGTTGGACGTCACATCCATCGTGGCTGGTCCCTCCCTCTCCGCTCCGCCTCGACGGGAGGCGGACGGGTCTCACGGGCAAACGTACGTCGCGCGCGACGATCCGGTTACGGACCCACGAAAGAAAACGGCCGCCTCCTCTTCCGAGGAGACGGCCATCTCGAACGTCGAGCCCGATTCGGCTCAGTCGACACCGACCACGAACGAGACGCTCGTGGTGCCGGAGCCGCCGATGTTCAGGGTCTGGAAGTTCTTGGCGCCCTCGACCTGGTAGGCACCGGCCTGTCCGGTCACCTGCAGGTAGGAGTCGAGGACCTGGCGGCAGCCGGTCGCGCCGACCGGATGGCCCGCGCCGATCAGGCCGCCCGACGGGTTGATCGGGTGCTTGCCGTCGATCTCGAGCCAGCCTTCTTCGACCGCCTTCCAGGACTCGCCGGGGGCGGTGATCCCGAAATGGTCGATCGCCATGTACTCGGAAGTCGTGAAGCAGTCGTGGGTCTCGATCCCGTCGACGCCGTCGACGCCCTCGATTCCCGCGCGCTTCATCGCGCTGGTGACCGTGCTCCGAACGTGCGGAAGCACGTATTGGTCATTGGCGCTCTCCGCGACCTTGTCGTCGAACTTGAGGCGCGCCGTGTTGTGGCCCCAGCCCTTGATGCGCGGGATCTCGGAGAGCTTCTTGCCCGTGCCCTTCGCCCACTTCTCGGCGTATTCGCGGGAGGCCAGGAAGAGCGTGACGGCGCCGTCGGTCACCTGGGAGCAGTCCGAGATCCGGATGCGTCCAC
Coding sequences within:
- a CDS encoding methyltransferase domain-containing protein; translation: MDVTSNVQSYYGETLQSTADLRTDACTTAAAPSPHVKAALSAVHDEVMSRYYGCGLAIPTELAGLRVLDLGCGTGRDVFALAKLVGPGGEVVGVDMTKAQLDVARRYEGWHAEQFGYAAPNTRFIEGELEHLDRLDLEPASFDLIISNCVINLCADKPAVFRSAHRLLKPGGELYFSDVYADRRVPEALVADPVLYGECLSGALYWTDFHRLTAAAGFADARVVDHRRLGILDPELAAKVDPIRFASITTRLFNLDGLESACEDYGQAVVYRGGIEGMERVFVLDAEHAIEAGRVFPVCGNTLAMLRDTRFAPYFDVVGSGETHLGLFPGCEAPDVFAEAGAADAATGGGGCC